In one Tenebrio molitor chromosome Y, icTenMoli1.1, whole genome shotgun sequence genomic region, the following are encoded:
- the LOC138140553 gene encoding uncharacterized protein: MDKSEDLLGLPTESLPVAWKIFKAFVLVFDDEISVTEDELVSYATDDLKLNLDELPAGMKQDLMVILLGYMNLWPGWNDKDDFLNGKFKKEVYFERFQKFMLHKMKSTVEEVYTSAVKDLDKQVVKSAIKFSKSNNKSDPKFSPYAMSIQCPPAMLNTILFSNIGDDLIMQHHLASDWQDLSTTQLLNWPHVELTFRTKDICFVRLQATEFTRYLSFEAHDSNKSNQSIIEDVQETQPIYKRKCYSYTFLKEYFRVYMEALISTTKVSPSKLEEIQTILSQFLEDVRYIDVNNSIATNTAVLFRLSHLPFIRNKRLVRDNDTKADEARVAYCEEITPKINFALVYFMPKQKDTVPLSFEHTDQIKASQKMKVILPWIWYKCSYCQVEYSGENSKNRMLDHLKNDHKMEPDVHCILCKKQFKVLDLAACRWKHRCLESTSTAK, from the exons ATGGATAAAAGCGAAGACTTACTTGGCCTACCAACAGAGAGTCTGCCAGTGgcttggaaaatatttaaggCCTTTGTACTCGTATTTGACGACGAAATCAGCGTTACTGAAGATGAACTTGTGTCGTACGCTACCGACGacctaaaattaaatttggacGAGTTACCAGCAGGAATGAAGCAAGATTTAATGGTAATACTGTTAGGTTACATGAATTTATGGCCAGGATGGAATGACAAAGATGATTTTTTGAATGGGAAGTTTAAAAAGGAGGTTTATTTTGaaaggtttcaaaaatttatgcTTCACAAGATGAAGAGTACAGTTGAAGAAGTATATACTTCTGCTGTGAAAGATTTAGACAAACAAGTGGTCAAGTCTGcaattaaatttagtaaatctaataataaaagtGATCCAAAGTTTTCACCTTATGCTATGTCGATTCAGTGTCCCCCAGCCATGCTGAATACTATTCTGTTTTCGAACATAGGTG aCGATCTGATCATGCAGCACCATCTGGCAAGCGACTGGCAAGACTTATCCACAACTCAACTGTTAAACTGGCCACACGTGGAGCTCACCTTTCGGACTAAAGACATCTGTTTCGTGAGGCTACAAGCCACAGAGTTCACCCGTTATTTGAGCTTTGAAGCACACGATTCCAACAAATCCAACCAAAGCATAATCGAAGATGTACAAGAAACCCAACCCATTTACAAACGTAAATGCTACAGTTACACTTTCCTAAAGGAGTACTTCAGAGTATACATGGAggctttaatttcaacaacaaaA GTGAGTCCTTCGAAGTTGGAGGAGATTCAGACAATCCTCTCTCAATTCCTGGAGGACGTGAGATACATAGACGTGAACAACAGCATCGCGACCAACACGGCCGTGTTGTTCAGACTGTCACATTTACCGTTCATCAGGAACAAGAGATTGGTGAGGGACAATGACACGAAGGCAGACGAGGCGAGAGTGGCTTACTGCGAGGAAATAAccccaaaaataaatttcgcgTTGGTCTACTTCATGCCCAAACAAAAGGACACTGTCCCACTCAGCTTCGAACACACTGACCAGATAAAAGCTAGCCAGAAGATGAAAGTGATTTTACCATGGATATGGTACAAGTGCAGCTACTGCCAGGTGGAATACAGCGGTGAGAATTCGAAAAACAGGATGCTCGATCACCTGAAGAATGACCACAAGATGGAACCAGATGTGCATTGCATACTCTGCAAGAAGCAGTTCAAGGTGTTGGACCTGGCGGCGTGTCGGTGGAAACACAGATGTCTTGAGTCGACGTCAAccgcaaaataa